One region of Nothobranchius furzeri strain GRZ-AD chromosome 16, NfurGRZ-RIMD1, whole genome shotgun sequence genomic DNA includes:
- the lrrc59 gene encoding leucine-rich repeat-containing protein 59 has protein sequence MSKNKVLNLRDKISGNEVDLSLSNLSEVPVKELSSFPKATAVDMSCNNIISLPPEFCSLTHLVKLDLSKNQLTRLPDDLGNLVNLQHLDLYNNKLTVLPVSFSQLRNLKWLDLKDNPLEPGLAKAAGDCLDEKQCKLCAIKVLQLMRAIQEDVDRAREKRLLKEKELEKKREAKQREREAKEREARKQEKAEEKEKRRKEYNAQVAAAAAKAQQKKNEKKKKNGQAADKNVAAKPAPKPCRSLIGLVFKLLLLLMLGMVGIVAACQLTDLQKEAVCVPINAAVTDGVSWVKVQEGVARQLLLNLSSAVKELVESSQTTKN, from the exons atgagtaaaaacaaagtgttAAACCTGAGGGATAAAATCAGTGGAAATGAAGTGGACCTGAGCCTGAGTAACCTCAGTGAGGTACCAGTCAAAGAGCTC TCTTCATTTCCCAAAGCCACTGCCGTGGACATGTCCTGCAACAACATCATCTCCCTTCCT CCAGAGTTCTGCAGCCTGACTCACTTAGTGAAGCTGGACTTGAGTAAAAACCAGCTGACCCGTTTGCCAGATGACCTGGGGAACCTAGTCAACCTTCAACATCTGGACCTGTACAACAACAAGCTGACGGTTCTGCCTGTCAGCTTCTCTCAGCTCAGG aatcTGAAGTGGCTCGATCTGAAGGATAACCCTCTGGAACCTGGCCTAGCTAAAGCTGCAGGAGACTGCCTGGATGAGAAGCAGTGTAAACTGTGTGCCATAAAG GTTCTGCAGCTCATGAGAGCAATTCAGGAGGATGTTGATCGCGCACGGGAGAAACGTCTTTTAAAGGAAAAAG AGCTGGAGAAGAAGAGGGAGGCCAAACAGAGGGAGCGGGAGGCCAAAGAGAGGGAGGCCCGTAAACAGGAAAAAgcagaggagaaggagaagaggaggaaggagtACAACGCTCAGGTGGCAGCTGCAGCTGCGAAGGCTCAGCAGAAGAAAAatgagaagaaaaagaaaaatggacAAGCAGCAG ATAAAAACGTTGCAGCAAAGCCAGCACCTAAACCATGCCGTTCCCTCATTGGTCTGGTGTTtaagctcctcctcctgctgatgTTGGGCATGGTAGGAATCGTCGCTGCCTGTCAGCTCACCGACCTACAGAAGGAAGCCGTCTGCGTGCCGATCAACGCCGCCGTCACTGACGGCGTATCCTGGGTCAAAGTGCAGGAGGGTGTGGCCAGACAGCTGCTGCTGAACCTGTCGTCCGCCGTAAAAGAACTTGTTGAATCTTCACAAACAACTAAGAACTGA
- the nat9 gene encoding alpha/beta-tubulin-N-acetyltransferase 9, whose protein sequence is MKINENTLLEGHKVVLVPYNEEHVPRYHEWMKSPELQQLTASEPLSLDQEYDMQKSWKEDDDKCTFIILDKQRWADPSVDEEQCMLGDVNIFLTDPTDLSLAELEVMIAEPSYRGKGIGKEVTLMMMHYGITKLGVKRFEAKIGLDNQVSIAMFKKLHFQQVSVCNVFKEVTLELTVDESIQKQLQDDVAYMKERDFRLARSNRHEFI, encoded by the exons atgaaaataaatgaaaacactttactggaaggacacaaagtcGTGTTGGTTCCTTACAACGAGGAGCACGTGCCCAG ATATCACGAGTGGATGAAGTCTCCTGAGCTGCAGCAGCTGACTGCCTCAGAGCCGCTGAGCCTGGATCAGGAGTACGACATGCAGAAGAGCTGGAAGGAAGATGATGACA AGTGCACATTCATCATCTTGGACAAGCAGAGGTGGGCGGACCCCAGTGTTGACGAGGAGCAATGCATGCTGGGAGATGTCAACATCTTCCTGACTGACCCCACTGACCTGTCCTTAGCTGAGCTGGAGGTCATGATAGCAG AGCCGAGCTACAGAGGAAAAGGCATCGGGAAAGAAGTGACGCTCATGATGATGCACTACG GAATCACCAAACTCGGGGTCAAAAGGTTTGAAGCTAAAATAGGTCTGGACAACCAGGTCAGCATCGCCATGTTCAAAAAACTGCACTTCCAGCAG GTGTCCGTGTGTAACGTGTTCAAAGAGGTGACCCTTGAGCTAACGGTGGATGAGTCCATTCAGAAGCAGCTGCAGGACGATGTGGCCTACATGAAAGAACGAGACTTCAGACTGGCACGCAGCAACAGACATGAGTTTATCTGA
- the syt15 gene encoding synaptotagmin-15 produces MSDQVLQAVGLSVVLLLLLPLSHMMCVLWRKKNKQNQYQELLSTELSVPPCSAPVILVSQGTWTAPNEIPFALPPRFTPQNIEARTSGGDIVTDEEEKMKMKTQRDVLAHRGSLSVRSWYPVGSVLAGLYSVTPLNEVMAPPPGLATRLCFSVEYRHSSEQLMVSLLRLANLPPRFHSNVTLVELRLLPDDRRPRQTKARSTGPDPEFNDCLVFQVSAICVSKSTLSVCVLGVDKDGKRHAVGRVLLPLEGELGQAGRVLWRDLDPEEETQCSEQGDVLISLSYSSSQQRLSVVVVRARGLQLLTDSGVCVRVSLQIHTQVVKTKCSCVVKDEQDPIFNHRMTFKLRLQQLDEACLRFELQQLNNSHSDPPSLLGVLVLGPFMYARGLQLQHWMDMINKEQEPVTLWHGLCRSF; encoded by the exons ATGTCTG acCAGGTGCTGCAAGCTGTTGGTCTTTctgtggtcctgctgttgctgctgccacTGAGCCACATGATGTGTGTCCTGTGGAGGAAGAAGAACAAGCAGAACCAGTACCAGGAGCTTCTATCCACCGAGCTATCAGTACCACCATGCTCTGCTCCAGTGATCTTGGTGTCTCAGGGCACCTGGACCGC GCCCAATGAAATCCCTTTTGCTTTACCTCCTCGATTCACCCCACAAAATATTGAGGCTCGGACATCTGGAGGGGACATCGTTACAGATgaggaggagaagatgaagatgaagaccCAGCGGGACGTTCTGGCTCATCGTGGCTCGCTCTCAGTGAGGA GTTGGTACCCAGTTGGTTCGGTATTGGCAGGCCTCTACTCTGTGACCCCTCTGAACGAGGTCATGGCGCCCCCTCCCGGCCTGGCCACTCGTCTCTGCTTCTCTGTGGAGTATCGACACAGCAGTGAACAGCTCATGGTATCCTTGCTCCGCCTCGCTAACCTTCCCCCTCGTTTCCATAGCAACGTCACACTGGTGGAGCTTCGCCTACTTCCTGATGACCGGCGGCCCCGCCAGACTAAGGCCCGGAGTACAGGGCCCGACCCAGAGTTTAATGACTGCTTGGTTTTTCAG GTGTCTGCAATATGTGTATCAAAGAGCACCCTGAGTGTGTGCGTGCTGGGTGTGGACAAAGATGGCAAACGACACGCTGTGGGCAGAGTGCTGCTTCCTCTGGAGGGGGAGCTGGGTCAGGCCGGACGAGTGCTCTGGAGAGATCTAGATCCTGAGGAGGAGACACAg TGTTCAGAGCAGGGGGACGTTCTGATATCTCTCAGCTACAGCTCGTCTCAGCAGAGACTGTCCGTGGTGGTGGTGAGAGCTCGAGGCCTCCAGCTGCTCACAGACTCAG gtgtgtgtgtacgGGTGAGCTTACAGAtacacactcaagtggtgaagaCGAAGTGTAGCTGTGTGGTAAAGGATGAGCAGGATCCCATTTTTAACCACAGGATGACTTTTAAGCTGCGACTGCAGCAATTAGACGAGGCCTGCCTGAGGTTTGAGCTGCAGCAGCTGAACAACAGCCACTCAG ATCCTCCGTCCCTCCTGGGAGTGCTGGTGTTGGGTCCTTTCATGTATGCCAGGGGTCTTCAGCTGCAGCACTGGATGGACATGATTAATAAGGAGCAGGAGCCGGTTACACTGTGGCATGGACTCTGCAGAAGCTTCTAA